The Gemmatimonadota bacterium genomic interval AGCTCTACCAGCGATGATCGGCGCAGTCGGACCGTCGCATGCGGCTCGCCCAAGGCAGGCCGCACGCGGCGCCAGTTGTAGACGCCTGCCGCCAGCACGATACTGAGGAAGCCCAGCTTGAGCAGCAGCGTACGGCCGTAGCCGCTCTGCCACAACGGGAGCAGGCCGCCAAGATGCCTCCACGCGGTCACTGTCCCGGTGGTGGCCAACAGTGCGGCGAACGCGAGGGCGGTGGGGCTGAACGCGCGCACCAAACCAGCGATCCGTGCATCAACGGATCTAGACTCTGCGACCTCGAGACTCTTCGCCGCCGGAATCGCCACGACCGTCAACAGCGCGAGACTACCCAGCCAGCCCCCGGCGCCGATGAGATGCAGCAGTTGGATTGAAGTTGCCAGCCACGGCACGTCTGCTGCGGCGGGATGGCCGGACCACGGCTGCGAGGCTACGAATAACAGCGTGGCTGCGGCGGATGCGACCCACGCGACGCCGGATCTCTGGCGCAGACGGGGCGCGATCCACGTTATGGTCACGGCGGCCAGGGTCGCGACCCACCACGCTTTTCCCCACCCGGAGCGAAAGAGCAGCGTCGCGACCGCATCTCTCGATAGCGCAACATCGGTGCCGAACACCGCCGCGTGCTGGGCAATGAGCCGAGCAACGGACGCTGCGACGGCGGTAATGCCTAACCAGTCGATCCAGCGCGGCAGACGCTCATCTACCGCCGCACGAACTCCTTCCGCGTCGGGTCCCACGTAGCGCGCGACCACGGCCCAGCGCAACGCGAAGGCACCGAGCAGGCAGATACTGCAGATAGAGAGCACCGCCCGTATAGCGACGAACGCCGGGGACTCGACGCCGAAATAGCTCTCCATCCGAAAGCCGCGTGGCTACGGGCGCGTCGCTTTAGACGTCCCCACGCTCGTCGGTAAGACTGCAAACTTCAACTCCCCGCGTACGGGGTGTCCATCATCGCCGGTAACCTGCCAGCGAACGGTGTAGCTTCCGGGCGCGAGCGCTGCGCCGAGAGACGCTACCACCGTCTTATCATCGCCGGCGGCCAAATGCAGAGAGTCTGCTCGTACCTGCGTGTCTCCACGAAAGAGGGTGACGCGGGTGAGCGCGACGTCCAACGACTCGTTGAAGGTCAACGCAACCTGTCGCGGTGCCTCGGCGGATCGGCTATCAGCGGCGGGAGTCGCCTTGAGAAGGCGCGGATGAGCGTACGCCGCACTGAGGGGTGCGGCAACACTCAGCGCGAACAGAAAGGCCCAGGCTCGATTTCTCAGCTTCATGGACGGGTCGTTGGAGTGGTCTATTTTTACGCTCCGTAAAATATACCCCAAGACCTGCTGCGCTGGCAATGGCCGATCAGATCGCGGGTGCTGTGGACGCCGGGGTAGGTAGCCCGCTGACGAGATGATGGTCGTCGTCATGTGGGCATCCCGCGGCAGAGTTTCCGGTTCCCACTGTCCACCCGCGACAGAACAAGTGCGTCAGCGCGTTTCCGTTCGGATGATCGCAGTGCGCTGGTCCGTGCTCACTGTGATCCGAGGGATCGTTGAGTGGGTGCAGCACCATCAGACCCGAAGTCCACGTGAGCAACAGCGCGGCAGCCGCCGCGACCAG includes:
- a CDS encoding CopD family protein, with amino-acid sequence MESYFGVESPAFVAIRAVLSICSICLLGAFALRWAVVARYVGPDAEGVRAAVDERLPRWIDWLGITAVAASVARLIAQHAAVFGTDVALSRDAVATLLFRSGWGKAWWVATLAAVTITWIAPRLRQRSGVAWVASAAATLLFVASQPWSGHPAAADVPWLATSIQLLHLIGAGGWLGSLALLTVVAIPAAKSLEVAESRSVDARIAGLVRAFSPTALAFAALLATTGTVTAWRHLGGLLPLWQSGYGRTLLLKLGFLSIVLAAGVYNWRRVRPALGEPHATVRLRRSSLVELTAALLVVVVTAVLVASPMPGE
- a CDS encoding copper resistance protein CopC; amino-acid sequence: MKLRNRAWAFLFALSVAAPLSAAYAHPRLLKATPAADSRSAEAPRQVALTFNESLDVALTRVTLFRGDTQVRADSLHLAAGDDKTVVASLGAALAPGSYTVRWQVTGDDGHPVRGELKFAVLPTSVGTSKATRP